Part of the Leptolyngbya sp. KIOST-1 genome, TTTTTGGCCCCGATGAAGTACTACAGCATGCCCCCCGATGGCGTTGCCAACCTGAAGGAGGTCAAGACCGTGCGGGGGGACTACGACGAAGCCGGGCTGAAGAATGCCTGCGATCGCCCCGAGCTAATCGAAAAAATCGTCTCTGAGTGGCAGCGCCTGTGCCCCGGCAAGCGCACGATCGCCTTCTGCGTCGACATCGAGCACGCCCGCCACGTGGCTGACGCCTTCCAGACGGCGGGTGTTCCCTCAGAAACTGTCGAAGGCGGCACCCCGATCAAAGACCGTAAGCGCATGTACAGTGAGCTGCGGGAGGAAAAAATTCTGGTACTCACCTCCTGCAACGTGATCAGCATCGGCTTTGACGAGCCCAGTGTGGAGGTGGGGCTGATGCTGCGGCCCACCCAGTCGAGCGCCCTGCACCTGCAGCAGATTGGTCGCGTGATGCGAATTTCGCCCCAGACGGGTAAGCAGTACGGCATCATTCTCGACCAGGCGGGCAACCTAGAGCGGCTGGGCTTTCCGGAGGACATCAAGGATTACCACCTGCCGGTGAAGAAAGACGGCGGCGGCAGCGGCAAGCCCGCGCCTACCAAGCCCTGCCCCCAGTGCGGGCGAATTGTGCTGTCGTTTATCGCTAAGTGCCCCGACTGCGGCCACCAGTGGATCACCGAGCGCCCGCTCAACCTGGAGGATATGGTGGAGATCTACTCCGCCGACCAGGCCCACCAGATCAACGACATCCCCACCCTGGTGGAGCTGTTCCACAGCCACCGCCGTCGCGCCTATATGCGCCGCAACGCGCCCACTTGGGCCGAGCGATCGTTCTGGGAGCACTGCGGTCGGTGGCCCAAGGATGCCTGGTGCTTCGGCTCGATCTTTGGCTCCCGGCCCACCCCCCAACAGATGCTGGAGTACTTTGAGTACCTGCAAAAGAGCGCCAAGCGCATCGGCAAGCGCCAGGACTGGATTGTGCAAGAGTTTGAGAAAGAGTGCGGCCCCGGCAGCTTTAATCGTCTGGCCAATCTCCGTCAGGTTCTTTAACCAACTGTAGGGTGCATAACGCCATGGGCGAGGCTTTGCCGACGCGCAGCAATGTACCGCTGCTGGAGGTTTTTCCCTGCGGTGAATTGCGCTTTGCGCGAATGCACTCTACGGCAGGGAACTCAGCCGTCGCGCTCGGTGCGGATCCAGGTTTGTTCCGGCTTGGTCAAAAACCTGGAGAAGATCGAGAACTTGCCCAGCACGTAGGCGGGCACCGCCAGGATGTCTCGCAGGGACAGGTCGCTGCGGCCGTAGCCCACCCAGGCCAGGCCGATGCCGGTCACCAGGCAGACCAGGGCCGCCAGGGCCAGGGCGGCGGGCAGCCCGCTGAGGCCAGCCAGGGCCAGCCCAAGGCTCAGAAGGGCGATCGCGACCACCGCCATCACCTGTAGCGTAATCGGCAGCACCGACAGCTCCAGAGCCAGGGCCAGCAGGTCTAAACGCCCTTGCCGGACCGCCTGACCCAGCAGCCTGGGCACGTACTCGGTAAAGATTTGCAGATGGCCGTGCTCCCAGCGGGTGCGCTGGGTGGTGGCGGCCCCGTCGCCGCTGGGCAAGCGGCTGGTCACCCATGCCCCCTGACAGAACTGAGGCGCATAGCCCACCAGGGCCAGATCCAGCCCCAGCTTCATGTCTTCGACGATGTGGCCGCTGGCAACGCTCACGGAAGTTGCCGCTGCCCAGGGCATAGCGATGCCGGTGCCCGTCAGCAGGCAGGGCCGCCCCAGTCCGTACAGCCCCAGGGGGCGCACCCAGTTTTTAACCTTAAAGGCAAAGGCCGAAATGCCATCCTTCAGCCCCGGATTAGCGGGCTTTTCCATCAGGTAAACCGCCTGGACAGGGCGGTTGGTGCGCTGGGCCTGACTGGCTAAGGCAGCCAGAGCACCGGGATGCAGGGTGCAGTCGGCATCGACAAAAACCACCAGGTCGGGGGCGTTGTCAGCCAGGTGGCGAAGGCCAAAGTCGAGGGCATAGCCCTTGCCGCGCCGGGTAAAGTCCTGACGCTCGATCACGGTGGCTCCAGCCTGACGGGCCTCGGCGGCGGTACTGTCGGTGCAGTTGTCGGCGATCACCACCAGGCGATCGCTCGGCCGCAGCTGGGGGGTAATGGTAGCCAGCGTTGCCCCAATGCCGCCCGCCTCGTTGTGGGCGGGTACCAACACCGCCAGGGAGCGATCGGCCGCCAGGGAAGCCGGGGTCGATTCGGGAATCCGCCTGAGCAGGGCCGACAGGCATTCCAGGGCGAAAAAGGCCGAGGTCACCAGCAACAGCAGCGGCACCATAGCCAGGGCTGCGGTAAACAACGCACTCCAACTTACATTCATAGCGGCCAATCTTCCCCGGTGAATGGTTGCTTTCAGGTTGCCCAGGCGATTGCCCAAGATGACGCAAATCGCCGATAGCTTCTGCCATGCTTAGCTACCCTACCGAAATGGGGCGATCGCCGCCCCAGCCTGGCCCCTAGATTTACAGGAGCTTCAAATATAGCCAGGGAACAGAGGGGGCAGGGTAGCAGGGGGCAGGGTAGCAGGGAGCAAGTATCAGGTGGCAGGTTCAGGGCAGGCCTGAAACCCGATAACCTGTACCTGACACCCCACTAACCTTGTCCCCCTTTGGCCTGTCCCCCTTTGGCCTGTCACCCTTTGGCCTGGCAGCCACCTAGGGGCTGTCAACCCCAAAGATGACCCGCCCTAGGCCGCAATCTGGGTCAGGGCATGCTCCACCGCCATCGCCCACCCCTCCGGGGCGGGGGCGGGGGCAACGGGCCAGCCCCGGTCGGCCAACTGGGGGTGGGGGCCGTGGGCGCTGGGCAGCACGATTGGGTAGTCAACGTTGTCGAGCATATCGAGGTCGTTGGGGCTGTTGCCCAGGCCGATGGTGGCAATGGTCTGAGCGTCAGGATTTTGGGCCTGAAAGAGCTGCACCAGCCGGTGTACGGCTTTGCCCTTGCCCGCTTCGGCCCCAATCAGGTGGGAAAAGCGATCGCCAATCACGACCTGGAAACCCATCGCCTCCACGGCCTCCCGCAGCTGATCGGAGGGCACGTTTTTGGGGGTCATGAAGGGCTCAGTGAACTCTCTGGCCTTGGCCTGTTTCGCCTCCTGTGGCGATAGCCCGGTGAGCTGAACCACCTGATCGACGCTCCAGTCGCCAAAGCCCTTCAGGGGACGGCCCAGATCCTGGGCGATCGCCTTCAGCCCGGCCCGGGCGGTGACGTAGTTACAGCCCAGCTGTAGCACCCGGTAACCGTCAATGTCGTCGCCCGGAGGCAGGGCAAAGCGAGTCTGGTCGGTGGGAATGTAGACGGCACTGCCGTTCTCGACCACAAACGGGTCGTACAGGCCCACGTCCTGACGCAGCTGGGCCACCTCCTGCCGGGTTTTGCTGGTCACGGGCACCACCGGAATGCCCAGGGCGGTGAGTTTGGCCAGGGTCGGCAGGGCTGCCTCGTAGGCGTAGGTTTCGCCGTTGAGGAGGGTACCGTCGAGATCGGTGAACACAATACAGGCCATGGCACGGGGGTGGTAGGTGTGGCAGGGGAATGGTCAGGCAGACAGGCTCAGGACAGAAC contains:
- a CDS encoding DEAD/DEAH box helicase; translated protein: MPPQLRPYQVDLINDLYRKLNEGHKRVAIVAGTGAGKTVISGQICAHAEGAGKRLMFLVHLDVLVGQTYEKMKAFGLHCGFIKAGWEENREAPIQIASIQTMAKRRWWQQWVPDVVFYDEGHITLFSQVGKKVLKTFPNAVHLVMTATPERLGKEQLGDYMDTLVASPVPSDLQQRGFLAPMKYYSMPPDGVANLKEVKTVRGDYDEAGLKNACDRPELIEKIVSEWQRLCPGKRTIAFCVDIEHARHVADAFQTAGVPSETVEGGTPIKDRKRMYSELREEKILVLTSCNVISIGFDEPSVEVGLMLRPTQSSALHLQQIGRVMRISPQTGKQYGIILDQAGNLERLGFPEDIKDYHLPVKKDGGGSGKPAPTKPCPQCGRIVLSFIAKCPDCGHQWITERPLNLEDMVEIYSADQAHQINDIPTLVELFHSHRRRAYMRRNAPTWAERSFWEHCGRWPKDAWCFGSIFGSRPTPQQMLEYFEYLQKSAKRIGKRQDWIVQEFEKECGPGSFNRLANLRQVL
- a CDS encoding glycosyltransferase family 2 protein, which encodes MNVSWSALFTAALAMVPLLLLVTSAFFALECLSALLRRIPESTPASLAADRSLAVLVPAHNEAGGIGATLATITPQLRPSDRLVVIADNCTDSTAAEARQAGATVIERQDFTRRGKGYALDFGLRHLADNAPDLVVFVDADCTLHPGALAALASQAQRTNRPVQAVYLMEKPANPGLKDGISAFAFKVKNWVRPLGLYGLGRPCLLTGTGIAMPWAAATSVSVASGHIVEDMKLGLDLALVGYAPQFCQGAWVTSRLPSGDGAATTQRTRWEHGHLQIFTEYVPRLLGQAVRQGRLDLLALALELSVLPITLQVMAVVAIALLSLGLALAGLSGLPAALALAALVCLVTGIGLAWVGYGRSDLSLRDILAVPAYVLGKFSIFSRFLTKPEQTWIRTERDG
- a CDS encoding HAD-IIB family hydrolase, whose product is MACIVFTDLDGTLLNGETYAYEAALPTLAKLTALGIPVVPVTSKTRQEVAQLRQDVGLYDPFVVENGSAVYIPTDQTRFALPPGDDIDGYRVLQLGCNYVTARAGLKAIAQDLGRPLKGFGDWSVDQVVQLTGLSPQEAKQAKAREFTEPFMTPKNVPSDQLREAVEAMGFQVVIGDRFSHLIGAEAGKGKAVHRLVQLFQAQNPDAQTIATIGLGNSPNDLDMLDNVDYPIVLPSAHGPHPQLADRGWPVAPAPAPEGWAMAVEHALTQIAA